From the genome of Leptospira langatensis:
ACGTGACCACGATTGCAACAGGCGATCATTTCGGAGAATTCCCTTTCTTGGACCAAGGAAAGAGAGCGGGGACTGTCGAGGCAATGGAAAGATGCGAACTTTTGGAGATCCCGTTCGAACATCTGCAAAAGCTACTAGATAGCGATGCCGGTCTTGCTCTTAAATTCTATAAGGGCATCACAACGTATCTAGTGAAAAGAATGAGACTCTTGACCCACGACTTGGCGTATGCAAGAGAATTAAAGAAACGTTATTCATAAGAAGCATTTCAGAAGAATATGAAAAATAGAATTTTAATCGGCACTTTACTTTCCTTAACGATCCTATTCGGATCCGTTACCTGTACTTCGACCCTTGTAAAATCGGGGATCGCTTACGAGAGATGGAAATCCGACCTGGACAAGAAGGAACTCCAAATCGCTCCTTGGCATTGGGTTTACTTAGAAGGGGGAGAAGGCGCCGAAAAGATCCTATTAGTTCATGGATTCGGTGCGGACAAAGACAATTGGACCCGTTTTGCAAAATGGCTTACTCCGAAATATACTGTAGTCGCGGTGGATCTTCCCGGTTTTGGTGAGAACGATAGACTCCCCGATCAGGACTACAATATCATGGCTCAGGTAAA
Proteins encoded in this window:
- a CDS encoding Crp/Fnr family transcriptional regulator produces the protein MQHTKEEILHQIYLFSNFTMDELAKIAEQTKYKVLEQGESVYQEGNEAKAFYVVMYGTLKILTSTEKGDDVNVTTIATGDHFGEFPFLDQGKRAGTVEAMERCELLEIPFEHLQKLLDSDAGLALKFYKGITTYLVKRMRLLTHDLAYARELKKRYS